One genomic segment of Alkalimarinus alittae includes these proteins:
- the folK gene encoding 2-amino-4-hydroxy-6-hydroxymethyldihydropteridine diphosphokinase, giving the protein MKESISNVYIGLGSNLDEPTKQLKVALSTLAKLPATELISHSSFYSSKPVGPQDQPDFVNAVAQLKTTLSPEALLQQLQTIERNQGRIKKRHWGERTIDLDILMFGNQTINTPELTVPHKEISNRDFVLKPMLELEPTLALPNGTSLLSLLQSCPDNQLHLCSGP; this is encoded by the coding sequence GTGAAAGAATCCATCAGCAACGTATATATTGGTCTTGGCAGCAATCTAGACGAGCCGACTAAACAATTAAAAGTAGCATTAAGCACACTAGCAAAACTCCCTGCAACTGAACTAATCAGCCATTCGTCATTCTATAGCAGCAAGCCCGTAGGGCCTCAAGATCAGCCAGATTTTGTTAATGCTGTTGCACAGTTAAAAACAACGCTGTCACCTGAAGCACTTCTTCAGCAGCTACAGACCATCGAGCGCAACCAAGGCCGCATCAAAAAGCGACACTGGGGTGAACGCACCATCGATCTAGACATACTGATGTTCGGCAACCAGACCATCAACACGCCTGAGCTAACAGTACCTCACAAAGAAATAAGCAATAGAGATTTTGTACTAAAACCAATGCTTGAGCTCGAGCCAACTCTAGCACTCCCGAATGGCACATCTCTCCTCTCTCTTTTGCAATCATGCCCTGACAATCAACTTCATTTATGCTCGGGGCCGTGA
- the panB gene encoding 3-methyl-2-oxobutanoate hydroxymethyltransferase encodes MPTTIQSLKTCKEAGEKFTCLTSYDATFSHIVGSAGVEVILVGDSLGMVLQGHDSTLPVTMDHMIYHTEAVKRGNQGALIMADMPFMSYATPEQALENAALLMQAGAHMVKIEGGDWLCETIRMLSERGIPVCAHLGLTPQSVNKLGGYKVQGRESSQADEIIAHAIAQERAGADIILLECVPSSLATRLTKNISAPVIGIGAGSGTDGQVLVIHDLLGITPGRRPKFVKNFMEESGSIDGAIKAYVDAVKSGDFPADEHSFN; translated from the coding sequence ATGCCCACCACAATTCAATCGTTGAAAACCTGCAAAGAAGCAGGCGAAAAGTTCACCTGCCTAACCAGCTACGATGCAACATTTTCTCATATTGTAGGTTCTGCAGGTGTTGAAGTTATCCTTGTGGGTGACTCGTTAGGAATGGTTTTACAAGGTCACGACAGCACCCTACCGGTGACCATGGATCACATGATCTATCATACAGAGGCGGTTAAGCGCGGCAATCAAGGCGCCTTAATTATGGCCGATATGCCTTTCATGTCTTATGCAACACCCGAGCAGGCACTAGAAAACGCAGCGCTATTAATGCAAGCGGGTGCTCACATGGTGAAAATAGAAGGAGGCGACTGGCTGTGTGAAACGATTAGAATGCTGAGCGAGCGCGGAATCCCTGTTTGCGCTCACTTGGGCCTAACACCGCAGTCGGTTAATAAACTGGGCGGCTATAAGGTTCAAGGCCGTGAGTCCTCACAGGCAGACGAAATTATTGCGCACGCCATTGCCCAAGAGCGAGCGGGTGCTGATATTATTCTTCTTGAGTGCGTACCGAGCAGCCTTGCTACTCGCTTAACTAAAAATATTTCAGCCCCGGTAATAGGCATTGGCGCGGGCTCTGGTACAGACGGCCAGGTACTGGTTATTCATGACCTTCTAGGTATCACACCAGGGCGACGTCCTAAGTTTGTCAAAAACTTCATGGAAGAAAGCGGCTCGATCGACGGCGCCATAAAAGCGTATGTCGACGCAGTAA